CTCGGGCGCGGCCAGCGCCACCGGGACGGCCAAGGCCAGGGGCAGCAGGGCGACGGTCAGCTTGCGGAGCACGGTGCTCATGGTCCTGCGACGCGGCCCGCGCGTCGAGAGTTGCCTCCCGGTGGTCAGCGGCTGGAGTAGTCGCGGAAGCCGCGCTTGGTCTTGCGGCCGAGGTAGCCGGCTGTGACCAGGTGCTCCAGCAGCGGTGCCGGCGCGAAGCCGGGCTCGCGGAACTCCAGGTAGAGCTCGCGCTGGATGGCCAGCGACACGTCGTTCCCGACCACGTCGAGCAGCTCGAAGGGCCCCATGGGCAGCGCGCAGCCCTGCTTCATCGCGGTGTCGATGTCGTCGGCGGTGGCGTAGTGCGCCTCGAGCATCCGGACCGCGTCGTTGAGGTAGGGGAACAGCAGCGCGTTGACGATGAAGCCGGCCCGGTCGGTGCACGAGACCGGGACCTTGCCGATCGCCTCGCACAGCGCCCGGGTCGTCTCGGTGACGTCCTCGTCGGTCATCACCGTGGAGACCACCTCGACCAGCTTCATCACGGGCGCGGGGTTGAAGAAGTGCATGCCCACGACGTGCTGCGGCCGCTCGGTGGCCCGGGCCAGCTCGATGACCGGCAGGCTGGACGTCGTCGTCGCGAGGATCGCGCCCGGCTTGCAGATGTCGTCGAGGTTGCCGAACAGGGTCCGCTTGATCGCGAGGTCCTCGGCGATCGCCTCGACCACGAGGTCGACGTCCTGGAGGTCGTCCAGGCTGAGGGTGCCGGTGACCCGCGCGAGCAGCGCGGTCTTGTCGTCCTCGGTGGCCCGGCCGCGCCCGATCTGCTTGTCGAGGTTCCTGTTGATCTGGGCGACCACGCCGTCGACCTTGTCCTGGCTGCGCCCGACGTACCGCACGTCGTACCCGGCCTTGGCGAAGACCTCGACGATCCCGCCGGCCATGGTGCCGGTGCCGACCACCCCGACCCGCTTGACGCCGTGCCGCAGCTGCGGCCGGTCGTCGGCGCCCGGGGTGAGGTCGTCGACGACCGTGCGCGGGCTGTCCGGGCCGTCGTAGGTGTAGAAGCCGCGGCCGGTCTTGCGACCGAGCATGCCCGCGGTGACCATCTGCTTGAGGATCGGGCTGGGCGCGTGGAGCCGGTCGCGGCCCTGGCGGTACATCGTCTCGAGGATCTCATAAGCCGTGTCCAGCCCGATCAGGTCGAGCAGCTGGAGCGGGCCCATCGGGTAGCCGCAGCCGAAGCGCATGGCGGCGTCGATGTCCTCACGGGAGGCGTACTTGCCCTCGAACATCGACACCGCGTGGTTGAGGTAGCCGAACAGCAGCGTGTTGGCGATGAAGCCGGCCTTGTCGCCGCACACCACCGGGTGCTTGCCGACCTGGCGGACCAGCGCGGTGACGTCGTCGAGCACGCGCGGCTCGGTGACGACCGTGCGCACGATCTCGACCAGGTCCTGCACCGGCGCCGGGTTGAAGAAGTGGACGCCCACCACGCGGCCCGGGTGGGCGTTGGCCGTGGAGATCTCGGTGACGCTGAGGCTCGAGGTGTTGGTGGCCAGCACCGCCTCGGGCGCCACGACCGCCTCGAGCTCGGCGAAGATGGCCTTCTTGGTCTCCAGCGACTCGACCACCGCCTCGACCACGAAGTCCGCCTCGCGCAGGTCCTCGAGGTGGGTGCTGAAGCTGATCCGGCCGAGCAGCTCGGCCTGCTCCTCCTCGCTGAGCTTGCCGCGAGAGACCGCCCGGGCCGTGGAGTTCTCCAGGTGCTGGCGCCCGCGGGCCAGGCCCTCGTCGTTCAGCTCGACGCCGACGACCGAGAAGCCGTTGCGCGCGAACACCTCGGCGATCCCGGCCCCCATGGTCCCGAGGCCGACGACGCCGATGGTCTGGAAGGTCCGGGTGTCCGAGGCCTGCTCCGTCATGCGCCGACCATAGTGACCGACGAGTAACATGTCAGCCGAGTGCGATGTCCATCACGCACCGCGCGCCGTTGACGTCGAGGCGCAGGTCGCGCTCCTTCTCGCGGAGGCGCCGCTGGAACGGCGCCTGCTCGGCGTCCGGGACCTCCCGGAACCCCAGGCTCTCGTAGTACGGGCCGTTCCACGGCACGTCGCGGTAGGTGCACAGGCTCAGCCGCGCGAAGCCCCGGCTCCGCGCCTCGGTCTCGGCCGCCTCGACCAGCGCCCGGCCCAGGCCCCGGCGCTGGTGCTCGGGCCGCACCGAGAGCTGCTCCAGGTGCGCGTGGCCCTCGATCTCCAGCACGTGCGCGAAGCCCACCGGCCGCTCCTGCCCCACGACCAGGACGAAGCCCGGCTGCCGGGCCCGCCAGCGGCCGTCGCTCGCCGGTGACAGCAGCACCGGCTCCACCGCCGGGCCGAAGTGGTCGGCGTACTGCTGGGCGCCGGAGTCCTCGACCGCCGCCAAGTGGTGCAGGTCCTCGGCCGTCGCGGGCCGCACCCGATGAGTCGCGTCCTCCGCGCCGGTCTGGCCGTCCATGGTGGAGATCTTCGCGCGCGACCTGCGGATGGGCGAGTCGGCCCGGTGGCGCGACGGCCGGTTCTGGATGTGCGACTGGCTGGCCGGCGAGGTGCTGTCCTTCGCGTCGGACGGCGAGCGCACCGTCGAGGCCCGCTTCTCGGGGCTCCCCGCTTCGATCGACTGGCTCCCGGACGGGCGGAGGGTGCTGACCACGCCGGACGGCGTCCTCGTGGACGGCGAGGCCTACGCCGACGGCGGCTTCAACGAGGTCGTGGTCGACCGCTGGGGCCGTTGCTGGGTCGACATGCCGGGGTCGATGCCGTGGGAGGAGCGCAGGCCCGGCGTGGTCGCCGTCGTGCACCCCGACGGCGCCACCGAGGTCGTCGACGACGACGTGTGGTTCCCCAACGGCATGGCGATCATCGACGAGACCACGCTGGTCGTGGCCGAGTCGCACGCCGACCGCCTCACCGCCTGGACCATCGGTCCCGACGGCCGCGCCACCGACCGCCGTACGTGGGCCGCCCTGCCCGAGGGCTCCGCGCCCGACGGCATCTGCGCCGACGCCTCGGGCGCGGTCTGGTTCGCCTCCGTGCCGCTCCAGGCCTGCGTCCGCGTCGCGTCCGGCGGCGCCGAGCTGGAGCGCGTCGAGGTGGACCGCGGCGCCTTCTCGTGCGTCCTCGGCGGCGACGACGGGCACACGCTGTACGTCGTGGCGAACCGCTACGGCCAGGAGGGCGCCAGCGACGGTGTGGTGCTGACCGAGCGCGTGTCGGTGCCCGCGGCCGGTCCCGGGTAGATTCGCCCCCCGTGAGGTTGGTCGTCGCGCGCTGCCAGGTCGACTACGCCGGGCGGCTGACCGCCCACCTGCCGATGGCGAACCGCGTGCTCATGATCAAGGCCGACGGCTCGGTGCTCGTGCACTCCGACGGCGGCTCCTACAAGCCGCTGAACTGGATGAGCCCGCCGTGCTCCGTGCGCGAGGGCACCACCGACGACGGCCAGCTCGAGTGGACGGTGACCGGCAAAGACGGCGACACGCTGCGCATCCTGCTCGAGGACGTCCAGCACGACTCCTCCCACGAGCTGGGCGTCGACCCCGGCCTGCAGAAGGACGGCGTCGAGAAGCACCTCCAGGAGCTCCTGGCCGAGCACCCCACCACCCTCAGCGCCGGCCTGACGCTCGTACGCCGCGAGTACCCCACCGCCATCGGCCCGGTCGACCTCATGTGCCGCGACGCCGACGGCCTCTCGGTCGCCGTCGAGATCAAGCGCCGCGGCGAGATCGACGGCGTCGAGCAGCTCACCCGCTACCTCGAGCTCCTCAACCGCGAGCCCCGCCTCACCGCCAAGGGCCCCGTCCGCGGCATCTTCGCCGCCCAGCTCATCAAGCCCCAGGCCCGCGTCCTCGCCGAGGACCGCGGCATCGCCTGCGCGGTCGTCGACTACGACGGCCTGCGCGGGATGGACGACCCCGAGCACCGGCTCTTCTGAGCCGTCAGCGGTCCTGGGCATCGAGCCAGGCGCGCGCCGCCGCCCGTGGGTCGGGCCGGCGGTCGAAGCGTCGCCGGGCGACCTTGCCGAGGCTCTCGACGGCACACGCCATCGTGTCGCCGTCGGTGCCGTCGTCCCGGACGAGCGCGGCCAGAGCGGGTACGGCCTTGCGGCTCCCCAGGGCGCCGAGCGCCAGCACGATCGCGTCGGTCGACTCGTGGTCGGCCTGCCGCGGCAACGCCGCGACGAGCCCGTCGACGAACGTCGGGTCGGCGTGCCCCAGCCAGGCGAGGACGCCGGCGGCGTCCGCCACGGAGTCCGGGTCCCGACTGGCCAGCATCGATCCGAGGAACGGCAGGGACTCCCTCCCTCGGGCGATGAGCCCCCACGAGGCCGTGGCCCGCGCACGGAAGTCGCCGTCGCGAAGAGCGTCGAGGTGCTGCTGGTGGTACGACGCAGCGGGATCCGTGAGCTGCGTCAGGTCCGGGACCCCGCGGGAGTTCTCAGGGCGGTCGGCCCGCCGACTCCAGCGCGACACACGACGCAGCCTAGGCCGCCTGCCACGATGACCCCGTGCTGATCTACCACCTGGCCACCCAGTCGGACTGGGACGAGGCCCAGCGCACCGGCGCCTACACCACCAGCACCCGCGGCGTGAGCCTCGAGCAGGAGGGCTTCCTGCACGCCAGCCGCGCGGACCAGTGGGAGTTCGTGCGCGAGCGCTACTACGCCGACGTCGAGGAGCCGCTGCTGCTCCTCGAGATCGACACCGACCTCCTCGACGTCCCGTGGCGCGAGGACCCGGTCGGCGACGACACGTTCCCGCACGTCTACGGCCCACTCCACCCGAGCGCGGTCACCCACGCGAGGCTGCTCAGCGGCAGCTGACGCCCGAGCAGTCGACGAGCCGGTCGAGGGCGGCGCGGAGGGTGTCCACGGCCTGGCGGCCCCGCGGCGACATGGCGCGGTACGACGCCTCGTCGTCCGCCAGCAGGTTGTCGAGCTCGTACGGGTCCTTGTTGAGGTCGTAGAGCTCCTCGTGCGGCAGGTGCGTGTAGCGGATCAGCTTGTAGCGCCCGTTGGTCACACCCGTGAAGTCGTTGAGCTCGCTGGAGCGCGAGGACGGCAGCAGGGTCTCGGGGACCTCCTCGATGCCGCCGGTGGGCGTGGCGTTGTCGGGCGTGAGCGCCCGACCCAGGAGGTAGTAGCGACGAGCCAACGGCGGCCCGCCGCGCAGCCGGTCGAGCAGCGAGAGCCCGTCGACGGTGGCGGGGGCGGTGGCGCCGGTCATGGCCGCGATCGTGGGCGCGATGTCGATGTTGCCGCTCACGTCGTCGTACGTCGACCCGGCGGGGATGCCGGGCCCGCGCACGTAGAACGGCACGCGGACGTCGGTCTGGAACTGGGTGTACTTGCCGATCTCGCGACGGTGGTTGCCCATGTGGTAGCCGTTGTCGCTGGTGAAGATGATGTAGGTGTCGTCCAGCGCGTCCTGGTCGGCCAGCGCCTGGACCAGCCGGGCCACGTTCTGGTCGAGGACCTGCACCGAGCGCACCCGCTTGCGGAACGTCTCATCGATGAGCGCCTCGTCCGCGGCGGTCAGCGGGCGGCGCTGGCGGGTGAGCCCGAACTTGTCGGAGGTGTCGCCCTCGTCGAAGTCCGGCGTGCGCGGGTAGGTCACGTCGGCGAAGGAGCCGGCCAGCGAGTCGGGGAAGGCGTACGGCGTGTGCGGCGAGTACGACGCGTAGTAGAGGAACTGCCCGCCGTCGGCGAAGTCGAAGCCGTCGGTGGCCCCGTTGACCAGCGACAGCGCGCGCTCGCCGAGGAACGAGTCGAGGTAGTCGGTGTGGAACTGCGG
This genomic window from Nocardioides anomalus contains:
- a CDS encoding 3-hydroxyacyl-CoA dehydrogenase family protein, producing MTEQASDTRTFQTIGVVGLGTMGAGIAEVFARNGFSVVGVELNDEGLARGRQHLENSTARAVSRGKLSEEEQAELLGRISFSTHLEDLREADFVVEAVVESLETKKAIFAELEAVVAPEAVLATNTSSLSVTEISTANAHPGRVVGVHFFNPAPVQDLVEIVRTVVTEPRVLDDVTALVRQVGKHPVVCGDKAGFIANTLLFGYLNHAVSMFEGKYASREDIDAAMRFGCGYPMGPLQLLDLIGLDTAYEILETMYRQGRDRLHAPSPILKQMVTAGMLGRKTGRGFYTYDGPDSPRTVVDDLTPGADDRPQLRHGVKRVGVVGTGTMAGGIVEVFAKAGYDVRYVGRSQDKVDGVVAQINRNLDKQIGRGRATEDDKTALLARVTGTLSLDDLQDVDLVVEAIAEDLAIKRTLFGNLDDICKPGAILATTTSSLPVIELARATERPQHVVGMHFFNPAPVMKLVEVVSTVMTDEDVTETTRALCEAIGKVPVSCTDRAGFIVNALLFPYLNDAVRMLEAHYATADDIDTAMKQGCALPMGPFELLDVVGNDVSLAIQRELYLEFREPGFAPAPLLEHLVTAGYLGRKTKRGFRDYSSR
- a CDS encoding GNAT family N-acetyltransferase translates to MDGQTGAEDATHRVRPATAEDLHHLAAVEDSGAQQYADHFGPAVEPVLLSPASDGRWRARQPGFVLVVGQERPVGFAHVLEIEGHAHLEQLSVRPEHQRRGLGRALVEAAETEARSRGFARLSLCTYRDVPWNGPYYESLGFREVPDAEQAPFQRRLREKERDLRLDVNGARCVMDIALG
- a CDS encoding SMP-30/gluconolactonase/LRE family protein produces the protein MVEIFARDLRMGESARWRDGRFWMCDWLAGEVLSFASDGERTVEARFSGLPASIDWLPDGRRVLTTPDGVLVDGEAYADGGFNEVVVDRWGRCWVDMPGSMPWEERRPGVVAVVHPDGATEVVDDDVWFPNGMAIIDETTLVVAESHADRLTAWTIGPDGRATDRRTWAALPEGSAPDGICADASGAVWFASVPLQACVRVASGGAELERVEVDRGAFSCVLGGDDGHTLYVVANRYGQEGASDGVVLTERVSVPAAGPG
- the nucS gene encoding endonuclease NucS — its product is MRLVVARCQVDYAGRLTAHLPMANRVLMIKADGSVLVHSDGGSYKPLNWMSPPCSVREGTTDDGQLEWTVTGKDGDTLRILLEDVQHDSSHELGVDPGLQKDGVEKHLQELLAEHPTTLSAGLTLVRREYPTAIGPVDLMCRDADGLSVAVEIKRRGEIDGVEQLTRYLELLNREPRLTAKGPVRGIFAAQLIKPQARVLAEDRGIACAVVDYDGLRGMDDPEHRLF
- a CDS encoding HEAT repeat domain-containing protein — translated: MSRWSRRADRPENSRGVPDLTQLTDPAASYHQQHLDALRDGDFRARATASWGLIARGRESLPFLGSMLASRDPDSVADAAGVLAWLGHADPTFVDGLVAALPRQADHESTDAIVLALGALGSRKAVPALAALVRDDGTDGDTMACAVESLGKVARRRFDRRPDPRAAARAWLDAQDR
- a CDS encoding DUF952 domain-containing protein codes for the protein MLIYHLATQSDWDEAQRTGAYTTSTRGVSLEQEGFLHASRADQWEFVRERYYADVEEPLLLLEIDTDLLDVPWREDPVGDDTFPHVYGPLHPSAVTHARLLSGS
- a CDS encoding sulfatase family protein, which encodes MSRSRLVALVVAVCAVFALAGLGLHDAGSATERSPEDASLASGADRPDEPGTPSAPSPAPQPKPNVVVILTDDLDTSLMPYMPNVNRLIKDQGAELTNFYVEQSSCCPSRASILSGLYAHNHGVIGNVWPEGGYERWKQTEQDDDLPVWLQQAGYRNALLGKYFNEYPFHPGAHLSDEEKDALRAYVPPGWASWASPVQGNAYAQDHYKLNVDGQIDPQFHTDYLDSFLGERALSLVNGATDGFDFADGGQFLYYASYSPHTPYAFPDSLAGSFADVTYPRTPDFDEGDTSDKFGLTRQRRPLTAADEALIDETFRKRVRSVQVLDQNVARLVQALADQDALDDTYIIFTSDNGYHMGNHRREIGKYTQFQTDVRVPFYVRGPGIPAGSTYDDVSGNIDIAPTIAAMTGATAPATVDGLSLLDRLRGGPPLARRYYLLGRALTPDNATPTGGIEEVPETLLPSSRSSELNDFTGVTNGRYKLIRYTHLPHEELYDLNKDPYELDNLLADDEASYRAMSPRGRQAVDTLRAALDRLVDCSGVSCR